In Streptomyces hawaiiensis, one genomic interval encodes:
- a CDS encoding transglycosylase family protein, with translation MLFSSKGKHRRPSKATRAIAVAGVAGAAVAAPLMAVGNASAATASEWDTVAQCESGGNWSINTGNGYYGGLQFSASTWSGYGGTQYASTADQATKSQQIEIAEKVLASQGKGAWPVCGKGLSSAGYTGGGSSSDSGSSSQQSQQSTESRETQQQPASRSDERPAAKKTVTTPTGKKVKKGDGEYKVVKGDTLSSIAADKKVKGGWEKLFELNKDIVEDANLIYPGQQLHLK, from the coding sequence ATGCTGTTTTCCAGCAAGGGCAAGCACCGCCGTCCGTCCAAGGCCACTCGTGCCATCGCCGTCGCCGGTGTCGCCGGCGCCGCCGTCGCCGCCCCGCTGATGGCGGTCGGCAACGCCTCCGCCGCCACCGCCTCCGAGTGGGACACGGTCGCCCAGTGCGAGTCCGGCGGCAACTGGTCCATCAACACCGGCAACGGCTACTACGGCGGTCTGCAGTTCTCCGCCTCCACCTGGTCCGGCTACGGCGGCACCCAGTACGCCTCCACCGCCGACCAGGCCACCAAGTCCCAGCAGATCGAGATCGCCGAGAAGGTCCTGGCGAGCCAGGGTAAGGGTGCCTGGCCGGTCTGCGGCAAGGGCCTGTCGAGCGCCGGCTACACCGGCGGCGGCTCCTCGAGCGACTCCGGCAGCTCCTCGCAGCAGAGCCAGCAGAGCACCGAGTCCCGCGAGACCCAGCAGCAGCCGGCCTCCCGCTCCGACGAGCGCCCGGCCGCCAAGAAGACCGTCACCACCCCGACCGGCAAGAAGGTCAAGAAGGGTGACGGCGAGTACAAGGTCGTCAAGGGCGACACCCTGAGCTCGATCGCGGCGGACAAGAAGGTCAAGGGCGGCTGGGAGAAGCTGTTCGAGCTGAACAAGGACATCGTCGAGGACGCCAACCTCATCTACCCGGGCCAGCAGCTGCACCTGAAGTAA
- a CDS encoding type II toxin-antitoxin system RelE family toxin gives MKYAFRFTTAAQRQLRAISRHDAMRILTALTALGDDPYREDADVKKLTGPSGLYRLGVGSYRVAYQISDGELVILVVKVGDRRDVYRNL, from the coding sequence GTGAAGTACGCCTTCCGGTTCACTACTGCTGCACAGCGGCAGCTTCGGGCCATCAGCCGGCACGATGCCATGCGCATCCTGACCGCGTTGACCGCGCTCGGCGACGATCCGTACCGCGAGGACGCCGATGTCAAGAAGCTCACCGGCCCGTCCGGGCTCTACCGGCTCGGGGTCGGCAGCTACAGGGTCGCCTACCAGATCAGCGATGGTGAGCTCGTCATCCTCGTCGTCAAGGTAGGCGACCGGCGGGACGTGTACCGCAACCTGTAG
- a CDS encoding Ppx/GppA phosphatase family protein, which translates to MTRVAAVDCGTNSIRLLVADADPATGELVDLDRRMTIVRLGQGVDRTGRLAPEALQRTFAACREYAGIIKEHGAERLRFVATSASRDAENRDEFVRGVLDILGVEPEVISGDQEAAFSFTGATKELAGRDHLAKPYLVVDIGGGSTEFVVGDDRVRAARSVDIGCVRMTERHLVRDGVVSDPPSAERIAAMRADIEAALDLAEQTVPLREARTLVGLAGSVTTVSAIAQELPEYDSEAIHHSRVSYERVREITEWLLRSTHAERAAVPSMHPGRVDVIGAGALVLLSIMERIGAREVVVSEHDILDGIGWSLA; encoded by the coding sequence GTGACCCGTGTCGCCGCCGTGGACTGCGGTACGAACTCCATCAGGCTGCTGGTCGCCGACGCGGACCCGGCGACCGGTGAGCTGGTCGACCTGGATCGCCGGATGACGATCGTGCGGCTCGGGCAGGGTGTCGACCGCACCGGCCGGCTCGCCCCCGAGGCGCTGCAGCGGACCTTCGCGGCGTGCCGCGAGTACGCCGGGATCATCAAGGAGCACGGGGCGGAGCGGCTGCGGTTCGTGGCGACGTCCGCCTCCCGGGACGCCGAGAACCGGGACGAGTTCGTGCGCGGTGTGCTGGACATCCTGGGCGTCGAGCCCGAGGTGATCTCCGGGGACCAGGAGGCCGCGTTCTCCTTCACCGGCGCCACCAAGGAGCTCGCCGGGCGCGACCACCTTGCGAAGCCCTACCTCGTGGTGGACATCGGCGGCGGCTCGACCGAGTTCGTCGTGGGTGACGACCGGGTCCGGGCGGCCCGCTCGGTGGACATCGGCTGTGTCCGCATGACCGAGCGGCATCTGGTCCGGGACGGGGTGGTGAGCGACCCGCCGTCCGCGGAGCGGATCGCGGCGATGCGGGCCGACATCGAGGCCGCGCTCGACCTCGCCGAGCAGACGGTTCCGCTGCGCGAGGCGCGCACGCTGGTCGGCCTGGCCGGCTCCGTGACGACCGTGTCGGCGATCGCCCAGGAACTGCCCGAGTACGACTCCGAGGCCATCCACCACTCCCGTGTCTCCTACGAACGGGTCCGCGAGATCACCGAGTGGCTGCTGCGCTCCACCCACGCCGAGCGCGCGGCCGTGCCCTCGATGCACCCGGGCCGGGTCGACGTGATCGGGGCGGGCGCCCTCGTGCTCCTGTCGATCATGGAGCGGATCGGCGCGCGGGAGGTCGTCGTGAGCGAGCACGACATCCTCGACGGTATTGGCTGGTCTTTGGCCTGA
- a CDS encoding transglycosylase family protein produces MLSGNGRHRRPRQAPALLVAAGVTGSAIAIPLLGASGASAADGTTWDRVADCETGGAWSQNSGNGYYGGLQLSQEDWENHGGLDYAASADLASRSQQIAVAERILADQGVGAWRTCGLLSGLQQDKGSESPDSSESSGEVDSPGLLDSLGSPPSESPSSSPSPDASSPSKDETTKTGKSPESDGSSRDRQPDASPSATSEGGTSGTSQQDEDSSASADTGSGRHRGPSADETRAPEGERAEKPTGRHSTPADESSGEESEGAYIVGVGDSLWSIADALRVSGGWHALYEGNEKAVGADPDLIHPGQTLTVGGEADER; encoded by the coding sequence ATGCTCTCCGGGAACGGTCGGCACCGTCGCCCCCGCCAGGCTCCGGCTCTCCTCGTGGCGGCCGGAGTGACCGGCTCCGCCATCGCGATCCCGCTCCTCGGGGCTTCTGGCGCCAGCGCGGCCGACGGCACGACCTGGGACCGGGTCGCGGACTGCGAGACCGGCGGCGCCTGGAGCCAGAACAGCGGTAACGGCTACTACGGCGGCCTGCAGTTGTCCCAGGAGGACTGGGAGAACCACGGCGGTCTCGACTACGCCGCGAGCGCCGATCTGGCCAGTCGCTCTCAGCAGATAGCCGTGGCCGAGAGAATCCTCGCCGACCAGGGGGTCGGCGCGTGGCGCACCTGCGGACTGCTCTCGGGACTCCAGCAGGACAAAGGGTCGGAATCACCCGATTCATCCGAATCATCCGGTGAGGTGGACTCGCCCGGATTGCTCGACTCGCTGGGTTCGCCCCCCTCTGAGAGTCCTTCTTCATCCCCTTCGCCTGACGCGTCGTCGCCGTCGAAGGACGAAACCACCAAGACCGGCAAGTCGCCCGAATCCGACGGTTCGTCGCGGGATCGGCAGCCCGACGCCTCTCCGTCGGCCACCTCCGAGGGCGGCACATCGGGCACATCGCAGCAGGACGAGGACTCCTCGGCGTCGGCCGATACCGGCTCCGGCCGTCATCGCGGTCCCAGCGCCGACGAAACCCGCGCACCCGAGGGCGAACGTGCGGAGAAGCCCACGGGGCGTCACTCCACGCCCGCTGACGAGAGTTCCGGCGAAGAGTCCGAAGGCGCCTACATCGTGGGTGTCGGCGACAGTCTCTGGTCCATCGCCGACGCCCTTCGGGTCAGCGGCGGATGGCACGCGCTCTACGAGGGCAACGAGAAGGCGGTCGGCGCCGACCCCGACCTCATCCACCCCGGTCAGACGCTCACGGTAGGGGGCGAAGCGGACGAGAGGTAG
- a CDS encoding cytochrome P450 family protein, which yields MRHEVPGMPELFSWEFAGNPYPAYAWLREHSPVHKTRLPSGVEAWLVTRYADAKQTLADNRLSKNPAHHDEPAHAKGKTGIPGERKADLMTHLLNIDPPDHTRLRRLVSKAFTPRRVAEFAPRVQELTDTLIDGFARKGSADLIHEFAFPLPIYAICDLLGVPPEDQDDFRDWAGMMIRHQGGPRGGVARSVKKMRGYLADLIHRKREALPAEPALGEDLISGLIRASDHGEHLTENEAAAMAFILLFAGFETTVNLIGNGTYALLTHPEERARLQASLAAGESGLLETGVEELLRYDGPVELATWRFATQPLTLGGQRIEAGDPVLVVLAAADRDPERFAGPDVLDLARRDNQHLGYGHGIHYCLGAPLARLEGQTALATLLTRLPDLRLAADPAELRWRGGLIMRGLRTLPVEFAPAESDETSDL from the coding sequence ATGCGACATGAAGTGCCCGGGATGCCCGAGCTGTTTTCGTGGGAGTTCGCCGGCAACCCCTACCCCGCCTACGCCTGGCTCCGCGAGCACAGCCCCGTCCACAAGACGCGGCTCCCCAGCGGTGTGGAGGCCTGGCTGGTCACGCGGTACGCCGACGCCAAGCAGACGCTCGCCGACAACCGGCTCTCCAAGAACCCGGCGCACCACGACGAACCGGCGCACGCCAAGGGCAAGACCGGGATCCCCGGGGAGCGCAAGGCCGATCTGATGACGCATCTGCTGAACATCGACCCGCCGGACCACACCCGGCTGCGGCGGCTGGTGTCCAAGGCGTTCACGCCCCGCCGGGTCGCCGAGTTCGCCCCGCGGGTGCAGGAGCTCACCGACACCCTCATCGACGGGTTCGCGCGGAAGGGGTCCGCCGACCTGATCCACGAGTTCGCCTTCCCGCTCCCCATCTACGCCATCTGCGACCTGCTCGGCGTCCCGCCCGAGGACCAGGACGACTTCCGTGACTGGGCGGGCATGATGATCCGTCACCAGGGCGGGCCCAGGGGCGGCGTGGCACGGTCCGTGAAGAAGATGCGCGGCTACCTCGCCGACCTCATCCACCGCAAGCGGGAGGCGCTGCCCGCCGAACCCGCCCTCGGCGAGGACCTCATCTCCGGCCTCATTCGCGCCTCCGACCACGGTGAGCACCTCACCGAGAACGAGGCGGCGGCCATGGCCTTCATCCTGCTGTTCGCCGGTTTCGAGACGACCGTGAACCTGATCGGCAACGGCACCTACGCCCTGCTCACCCACCCCGAGGAGCGCGCACGCCTCCAGGCGTCCCTCGCCGCCGGGGAGAGCGGCCTCCTGGAGACCGGCGTAGAGGAACTGCTGCGCTACGACGGCCCCGTCGAACTCGCCACCTGGCGCTTCGCCACGCAGCCCCTCACCCTCGGCGGGCAGCGCATCGAGGCGGGCGACCCCGTTCTCGTCGTGCTGGCCGCCGCGGACCGGGACCCGGAGCGGTTCGCCGGTCCGGACGTGCTGGATCTCGCCCGCCGTGACAACCAGCACCTCGGGTACGGCCACGGCATCCACTACTGCCTCGGTGCCCCGCTCGCCCGGCTGGAGGGCCAGACCGCGCTCGCCACCCTTCTCACCCGCCTCCCCGACCTCCGGCTCGCCGCGGATCCGGCCGAGCTGAGATGGCGCGGCGGCCTCATCATGCGCGGGCTGCGCACCCTGCCGGTGGAGTTCGCGCCGGCTGAAAGTGACGAAACATCAGACTTGTGA
- a CDS encoding SAM-dependent methyltransferase, protein MADAAPRLQVLFTQLLGAPLPVRIRAWDGSQAGPPGAPTLVVRNRRALRRLLWKPGELGLARAWVAGDLDIEGDLYATLDLLAGLVWERDDDARTLAQTLRDPEARAAVRGLIALAGVPLPPAPPREETRSPRRHLHTKRTDRRAISHHYDVGNDFYEIVLGPSMVYSCAYWPTPDSTLEQAQRDKLELVCRKLGLTPGRRLLDVGCGWGSMAIHAAREHGVSVVGVTLSQEQAAYARKRVADEGLTDKVEIRVQDYRDVRDGPYDAVSSIGMAEHVGAEQYLEYAADLYGLLKPGGRLLNHQIARRPQRDETTYSVDAFIDSYVFPDGELQPIGITVAQLERAGFEVRDVEAIREHYALTLRRWVARLEAEWERAVQLAGPGRARVWRLYMAASALAFERNRIGVNQVLAVRTPESGTSDMPLRARTWN, encoded by the coding sequence ATGGCAGACGCCGCGCCGCGGCTGCAGGTCCTCTTCACACAGTTGCTGGGAGCACCGCTCCCGGTGCGCATCCGCGCCTGGGACGGTTCGCAGGCGGGCCCCCCGGGCGCGCCGACCCTCGTCGTACGCAACCGCCGGGCGCTGCGCCGCCTGCTGTGGAAGCCGGGCGAACTGGGCCTGGCCCGCGCCTGGGTGGCGGGGGACCTCGACATCGAGGGTGACCTCTACGCGACCCTCGATCTGCTGGCCGGTCTCGTCTGGGAGCGCGACGACGACGCCCGCACCCTCGCCCAGACCCTGCGCGACCCCGAGGCCCGCGCCGCCGTCCGAGGCCTGATCGCACTCGCCGGAGTCCCGCTGCCGCCCGCCCCGCCCCGCGAGGAGACCCGCAGCCCCCGCCGCCACCTGCACACCAAGCGCACCGACCGACGCGCCATCAGCCACCACTACGACGTCGGCAACGACTTCTACGAGATCGTCCTCGGCCCGTCCATGGTGTACTCCTGCGCCTACTGGCCCACCCCGGACAGCACCCTCGAACAGGCCCAGCGGGACAAGCTCGAACTCGTCTGCCGCAAGCTCGGCCTGACACCCGGGCGGCGGCTGCTCGACGTCGGCTGCGGCTGGGGCTCCATGGCCATCCACGCCGCCCGCGAGCACGGCGTGAGCGTCGTCGGCGTCACGCTCTCCCAGGAACAGGCCGCCTACGCCCGCAAGCGCGTCGCCGACGAGGGCCTCACCGACAAGGTCGAGATCCGCGTCCAGGACTACCGCGACGTCCGCGACGGGCCCTACGACGCGGTCTCCTCCATCGGCATGGCCGAACACGTCGGCGCCGAGCAGTATCTGGAGTACGCCGCCGACCTGTACGGCCTGCTCAAGCCCGGCGGGCGGCTCCTGAACCACCAGATCGCCCGCCGCCCGCAGCGGGACGAGACGACGTACAGCGTCGACGCGTTCATCGACTCCTACGTCTTCCCCGACGGCGAGCTCCAGCCGATCGGCATCACCGTCGCCCAGTTGGAGCGCGCCGGCTTCGAGGTGCGCGACGTCGAGGCGATCCGCGAGCACTACGCCCTCACCCTGCGCCGGTGGGTCGCCCGCCTGGAGGCCGAGTGGGAGCGTGCCGTCCAGCTGGCCGGCCCCGGCCGCGCCCGCGTCTGGCGCCTGTACATGGCGGCGTCCGCGCTGGCCTTCGAACGCAACCGCATCGGCGTCAACCAGGTCCTGGCCGTCCGTACCCCCGAGTCCGGGACGTCGGACATGCCGCTGCGCGCCCGCACCTGGAACTGA
- a CDS encoding NAD(P)/FAD-dependent oxidoreductase has product MSTTERPRILVVGGGYVGLYAARRIQKKMRYGEATVTVVDPRSYMTYQPFLPEAAAGNISPRHVVVPLRRVLPKAEVLTGRVTTIDQDRKVATVSPLVGEAYELPFDYLVIALGAVSRTFPIPGLAEQGIGMKGVEEAIGLRNHVLEQLDKADSTTDEEIRRKALTFVFVGGGFAGAETIGEVEDMARDASQYYKNVSREDMRFILVDAADKILPEVGPKLGTYGKEHLEGRGVEVYLSTSMDSCVDGHVVLKNGLEVDSSTIVWTAGVKPNPALARYGLPLGPRGHVDCEPTLQVKGTDYIWAAGDNAQVPDLVGRKAGNENAWCPPNAQHALRQARVLGDNVVSGMRGFPQKDYAHANKGAVAGLGLHKGVAMIVMGKMKIKLKGRLAWYMHRGYHGMAMPTWNRKIRVFADWTLGMFLKREVVSLGAIETPREEFYEAAKPAPVAAAPKEKTEEKAKAS; this is encoded by the coding sequence ATGAGCACCACGGAGCGTCCCAGGATCCTCGTAGTAGGCGGTGGGTACGTAGGCCTGTACGCAGCTCGGCGCATTCAGAAGAAGATGCGCTACGGCGAGGCGACCGTCACGGTCGTCGACCCCCGGTCGTACATGACCTACCAGCCCTTCCTCCCCGAAGCCGCCGCCGGCAACATCTCCCCGCGCCACGTCGTCGTCCCGCTGCGACGCGTGCTGCCCAAGGCGGAGGTCCTCACCGGCCGGGTCACCACCATCGACCAGGACCGCAAGGTCGCCACGGTCTCCCCGCTGGTCGGCGAGGCCTACGAGCTGCCCTTCGACTACCTGGTGATCGCGCTCGGCGCGGTCTCCCGCACCTTCCCGATCCCCGGCCTCGCCGAGCAGGGCATCGGCATGAAGGGCGTCGAGGAGGCCATCGGCCTGCGCAACCACGTCCTCGAGCAGCTCGACAAGGCCGACTCCACCACCGACGAGGAGATCCGCCGCAAGGCGCTCACCTTCGTCTTCGTGGGCGGCGGTTTCGCCGGTGCGGAGACCATCGGCGAGGTCGAGGACATGGCCCGGGACGCCTCGCAGTACTACAAGAACGTGTCCCGTGAGGACATGCGCTTCATCCTGGTCGACGCCGCCGACAAGATCCTCCCCGAGGTCGGCCCCAAGCTCGGCACGTACGGCAAGGAGCACCTCGAGGGCCGCGGCGTCGAGGTCTACCTGTCCACCTCCATGGACTCCTGCGTCGACGGCCACGTGGTGCTGAAGAACGGCCTCGAGGTCGACTCCAGCACCATCGTCTGGACCGCCGGCGTCAAGCCCAACCCGGCCCTCGCCCGCTACGGCCTGCCCCTCGGCCCCCGCGGTCACGTCGACTGCGAGCCGACCCTCCAGGTCAAGGGCACCGACTACATCTGGGCCGCCGGCGACAACGCCCAGGTCCCGGACCTCGTCGGCCGCAAGGCGGGCAACGAGAACGCCTGGTGCCCGCCGAACGCCCAGCACGCGCTGCGCCAGGCCCGGGTCCTCGGCGACAACGTGGTGTCCGGCATGCGGGGCTTCCCGCAGAAGGACTACGCCCACGCCAACAAGGGCGCGGTGGCCGGTCTCGGCCTCCACAAGGGCGTCGCGATGATCGTCATGGGCAAGATGAAGATCAAGCTCAAGGGCCGTCTCGCCTGGTACATGCACCGTGGCTACCACGGCATGGCGATGCCGACCTGGAACCGCAAGATCCGCGTCTTCGCCGACTGGACCCTCGGCATGTTCCTCAAGCGTGAGGTCGTCTCGCTCGGCGCCATCGAGACGCCGCGCGAGGAGTTCTACGAGGCGGCCAAGCCGGCCCCGGTCGCCGCCGCGCCGAAGGAGAAGACCGAGGAGAAGGCCAAGGCCTCCTGA
- the eno gene encoding phosphopyruvate hydratase, with the protein MPSIDVVVAREILDSRGNPTVEVEVGLDDGSTGRAAVPSGASTGAFEAIELRDGDSNRYLGKGVEKAVLAVIEQIGPELVGYDATEQRLIDQAMFDLDATDNKGSLGANAILGVSLAVAHAASEASDLPLFRYLGGPNAHLLPVPMMNILNGGSHADSNVDIQEFMIAPIGAESFSEALRWGAEVYHTLKKVLKSKGLATGLGDEGGFAPNLGSNREALDLILEAVKEAGYTPGEQIALALDVAASEFYKDGVYTFEGKERSAAEMTEYYAELVDAYPLVSIEDPLFEDDWDGWKVLTDKLGDKVQIVGDDLFVTNPERLARGIDEGAANALLVKVNQIGSLTETLDAVELAQRNGFKCMMSHRSGETEDVTIADLAVATNCGQIKTGAPARSERVAKYNQLLRIEEILDDAAVYAGRSAFPRFKG; encoded by the coding sequence GTGCCGTCCATCGACGTCGTCGTAGCCCGGGAAATCCTGGACTCCCGAGGCAACCCCACGGTCGAGGTCGAGGTCGGCCTCGACGACGGCAGCACCGGTCGTGCCGCCGTCCCGTCCGGCGCCTCCACGGGCGCCTTCGAGGCCATCGAGCTCCGCGACGGCGACTCGAACCGCTACCTCGGCAAGGGTGTGGAGAAGGCCGTCCTCGCGGTCATCGAGCAGATCGGCCCGGAGCTCGTCGGCTACGACGCCACCGAGCAGCGCCTGATCGACCAGGCGATGTTCGACCTGGACGCCACCGACAACAAGGGCTCCCTCGGCGCCAACGCCATCCTCGGCGTCTCCCTCGCCGTCGCCCACGCCGCCTCCGAGGCCAGCGACCTGCCGCTCTTCCGCTACCTGGGCGGCCCCAACGCGCACCTGCTGCCGGTGCCGATGATGAACATCCTGAACGGCGGCTCGCACGCCGACTCCAACGTGGACATCCAGGAGTTCATGATCGCCCCGATCGGCGCGGAGTCCTTCTCCGAGGCCCTGCGCTGGGGCGCCGAGGTCTACCACACGCTGAAGAAGGTCCTGAAGAGCAAGGGCCTGGCCACCGGCCTCGGCGACGAGGGCGGCTTCGCCCCGAACCTCGGCTCCAACCGCGAGGCCCTCGACCTCATCCTCGAGGCCGTCAAGGAAGCCGGCTACACCCCCGGCGAGCAGATCGCCCTGGCGCTCGACGTCGCCGCGTCCGAGTTCTACAAGGACGGCGTCTACACCTTCGAGGGCAAGGAGCGCTCGGCGGCCGAGATGACCGAGTACTACGCGGAGCTCGTCGACGCGTACCCGCTCGTCTCCATTGAGGACCCGCTGTTCGAGGACGACTGGGACGGCTGGAAGGTCCTCACCGACAAGCTGGGCGACAAGGTCCAGATCGTCGGCGACGACCTGTTCGTCACCAACCCCGAGCGCCTGGCCCGCGGCATCGACGAGGGCGCGGCCAACGCGCTCCTGGTCAAGGTCAACCAGATCGGTTCGCTCACCGAGACCCTGGACGCCGTCGAGCTGGCCCAGCGCAACGGCTTCAAGTGCATGATGTCGCACCGCTCCGGCGAGACCGAGGACGTCACCATCGCCGACCTGGCCGTCGCCACCAACTGCGGCCAGATCAAGACCGGTGCCCCGGCCCGCTCCGAGCGCGTCGCCAAGTACAACCAGCTGCTGCGCATCGAGGAGATCCTCGACGACGCCGCGGTGTACGCCGGCCGCTCGGCCTTCCCGCGCTTCAAGGGCTGA
- a CDS encoding DUF501 domain-containing protein: METPPPTTPRTEPTDADVEAFKQQLGRPPRGLRAIAHRCPCGQPDVVETAPRLPDGTPFPTLYYLTCPKANSAIGTLEANGVMKEMTERLDSDPELAAAYRAAHEDYIRRRDEIEELKNFPSAGGMPDRVKCLHVLVAHSLAAGPGVNPLGDEALAMLPEWWRKGACVTTAEEDAQ, translated from the coding sequence ATGGAAACGCCCCCTCCGACTACCCCGCGCACCGAGCCCACCGACGCCGACGTCGAGGCCTTCAAGCAGCAGCTCGGTCGGCCTCCGCGAGGTCTGCGCGCGATCGCGCACCGCTGCCCGTGCGGACAGCCGGACGTCGTCGAGACGGCGCCGCGGCTGCCGGACGGCACGCCCTTCCCGACGCTGTACTACCTGACGTGCCCGAAGGCGAACTCGGCGATCGGGACGCTGGAGGCCAACGGCGTGATGAAGGAGATGACCGAGCGGCTGGACTCGGACCCGGAGCTGGCGGCGGCGTACCGGGCCGCGCACGAGGACTACATCCGGCGGCGCGACGAGATCGAGGAGCTGAAGAACTTCCCCAGCGCGGGCGGCATGCCGGACCGGGTGAAGTGCCTGCACGTCCTCGTGGCTCACTCGCTGGCCGCGGGGCCGGGCGTGAACCCGCTCGGTGACGAGGCTCTGGCCATGCTGCCGGAGTGGTGGCGCAAGGGCGCCTGCGTGACGACCGCCGAGGAGGATGCCCAGTGA
- a CDS encoding nucleoside triphosphate pyrophosphohydrolase has translation MNANSPEATPGREWTAPSPEATPGPERTAPDAAAAPGRIVLLTTSHRVAPGLLSWPAWQALHAADRVLCADGTHPQLPYLREAGITVAEASPTAEELVDTCAGGHTVVVVATGEGEPVLTDGLARLAGTGRIAMPELELLPASYDLPGARLLDLVQVMDRIRAECPWSSQQTHKGLAKYGIEEAYELVEAIEEGDRDELREELGDVLLQVVFHARIAEEARPENGETPFSIDDVAGGIVAKLIHRHPHVFGDATASTPEEVKEHWLRTKAVEKQRTSITEGIPLGQPGLALAAKLASRARTADLDIPLPPVEGIGYDLLALAVRAESEGVDPEAALRAAARAYRDAIREAES, from the coding sequence GTGAACGCCAACAGCCCCGAAGCCACCCCGGGCCGTGAGTGGACCGCTCCCAGCCCCGAAGCCACCCCGGGCCCCGAGCGGACCGCTCCCGACGCGGCCGCCGCCCCCGGCCGCATCGTCCTGCTCACCACCAGCCACCGCGTCGCCCCCGGTCTGCTCTCCTGGCCCGCCTGGCAGGCTCTGCACGCGGCCGACCGGGTGCTGTGCGCGGACGGCACGCACCCGCAGCTGCCGTATCTGCGCGAGGCGGGGATCACCGTCGCCGAGGCGTCCCCGACCGCCGAGGAACTGGTCGACACCTGCGCCGGCGGGCACACGGTGGTCGTGGTGGCGACGGGCGAGGGCGAACCGGTCCTGACGGACGGCCTGGCACGCCTCGCCGGCACCGGCCGGATCGCCATGCCCGAGCTGGAGCTGCTGCCGGCCTCCTACGACCTCCCCGGCGCCCGGCTCCTCGACCTCGTCCAGGTCATGGACCGCATCCGCGCCGAGTGCCCCTGGTCCTCCCAGCAGACCCACAAGGGCCTGGCCAAGTACGGCATCGAGGAGGCGTACGAACTCGTCGAGGCGATCGAGGAGGGCGACCGCGACGAACTGCGCGAGGAGCTCGGCGACGTCCTGCTCCAGGTCGTGTTCCACGCCCGCATCGCTGAAGAGGCCCGCCCGGAAAATGGGGAGACCCCCTTCTCCATCGACGACGTGGCCGGTGGCATCGTCGCCAAGCTGATCCACCGCCATCCGCATGTCTTCGGCGACGCGACGGCCAGCACCCCCGAGGAGGTCAAGGAGCACTGGCTGCGCACCAAGGCGGTCGAGAAGCAGCGCACCTCGATCACCGAGGGCATCCCCCTCGGTCAGCCCGGCCTGGCCCTCGCCGCCAAGCTGGCCTCCCGCGCCCGCACAGCGGACCTGGACATACCGCTGCCACCCGTCGAAGGCATCGGCTACGACCTCCTGGCCTTGGCCGTCCGCGCCGAATCGGAGGGCGTCGACCCGGAAGCGGCCCTGAGAGCCGCGGCCCGCGCGTACCGGGACGCGATCAGGGAGGCGGAGAGCTGA
- a CDS encoding FtsB family cell division protein: MAVKDRDRFSTATRIRLLGEQTAARVYRSQTKRQARRSRLTGRAALLALVMCSLIVALAYPMREYVSQRAEIDDLQREQRQARERVERLRDLKARWQDDAYAEQQIRQRLHYVMPGETGFIVVDPHASKQSRTDLGAADRPWYSNVWDGVDKADASGQ, from the coding sequence ATGGCCGTGAAGGACCGGGACCGGTTCTCCACCGCGACCAGGATCCGGTTGCTCGGCGAGCAGACCGCGGCCCGGGTCTACCGCTCCCAGACCAAGCGCCAGGCCCGCCGCTCGCGGCTGACCGGCCGGGCCGCGCTGCTCGCCCTGGTGATGTGCTCGCTGATCGTGGCCCTGGCCTACCCGATGCGGGAGTACGTCTCGCAGCGCGCCGAGATCGACGACCTCCAGCGCGAACAGCGGCAGGCCCGCGAGCGCGTCGAACGGCTGCGCGACCTGAAGGCGCGCTGGCAGGACGACGCGTACGCCGAGCAGCAGATCCGGCAGCGGTTGCACTACGTCATGCCGGGGGAGACGGGCTTCATCGTCGTCGACCCGCACGCGTCGAAGCAGTCGCGCACCGACCTGGGGGCGGCCGACCGCCCCTGGTACTCGAACGTCTGGGACGGGGTCGACAAGGCCGACGCCTCCGGCCAGTGA